One genomic region from Planctomycetia bacterium encodes:
- a CDS encoding nucleoside-diphosphate kinase — MERTLILFKPDCVERRLVGRILSRFEDKGMNVVAMKLMH, encoded by the coding sequence ATGGAACGTACGCTCATTTTGTTTAAGCCCGACTGCGTAGAGCGACGGCTCGTTGGCCGGATTCTAAGCCGCTTCGAAGATAAGGGGATGAACGTCGTCGCGATGAAGCTGATGCACA